Proteins encoded together in one Lysobacterales bacterium window:
- a CDS encoding glycosyltransferase, translating into MLISVVLPSRLAPLDAATPDGRWFVERALDCIERQTVLADGHRIEAVVGVDPGQGQRAGLRLGARARVAEAEAGGQAQALNAAAAAIRGDFVAFLEDDDWWDDDYLAFALRALQQVDFVSSTQLERTPDGTILRIFDYPTPSSWVMRRAVWDAVGGFDPGYRWHLDSDWLGRLREQDAKRLHFVEATAPITLNEIGESRLQLAYLVRFAREKLQLARHTRFLPLVTRTVHPGSGMARIRIDPVLRGESQLEYARLQERFGGLPY; encoded by the coding sequence ATGCTGATTTCGGTCGTACTGCCCTCGCGCCTGGCGCCGCTCGATGCGGCGACGCCGGACGGTCGCTGGTTCGTGGAGCGAGCGCTCGACTGCATCGAACGGCAGACGGTACTCGCCGACGGGCACCGCATCGAAGCGGTCGTCGGTGTCGATCCCGGCCAGGGCCAGCGCGCCGGACTGCGTCTGGGTGCGCGTGCGCGCGTCGCCGAGGCGGAAGCTGGTGGTCAGGCACAGGCCTTGAACGCGGCGGCGGCCGCGATTCGCGGCGACTTCGTCGCGTTTCTCGAAGACGACGACTGGTGGGACGACGACTACCTCGCCTTCGCCCTGCGCGCGCTGCAGCAGGTCGACTTCGTCAGTTCGACGCAGCTCGAGCGCACACCAGACGGCACCATCCTGCGCATTTTCGATTACCCGACGCCTTCGTCGTGGGTGATGCGTCGCGCGGTCTGGGACGCGGTCGGTGGCTTCGATCCCGGCTATCGCTGGCATCTCGATTCCGACTGGCTCGGACGCCTGCGCGAGCAGGACGCGAAGCGCTTGCATTTCGTCGAGGCGACGGCGCCGATCACGCTGAACGAGATCGGCGAGTCGCGCCTGCAGCTCGCCTATCTGGTGCGCTTCGCGCGCGAGAAACTGCAACTGGCACGCCACACCCGTTTCCTGCCGCTGGTAACGCGTACCGTGCATCCGGGTTCGGGCATGGCCCGCATCCGCATCGATCCGGTGTTGCGCGGTGAAAGCCAGCTGGAATATGCACGCCTGCAGGAGCGCTTCGGTGGCCTGCCGTACTGA
- a CDS encoding DUF885 domain-containing protein: protein MTAARLAFAIALVLGVPLIAACTQKPAPVVEPAKPLAVNHDQQFEALSRSWLGDWFRLNPVSATQVGSHIVDGKLDDLSEKGRKAALDFARQSLVALDAIDPATLSRENQIDYAILRNQLQSDVWSTETLQAWAWDPQVYSQLAGSAIYTLMARDFAPLPERLKSATLRMEKLPKLFEQMRSNLNPARVPSIHAETVAKQHNGILGLVDQFITPNLGQLGEEDRERAENAIGNLRIAVAAHQTWLDQTLMPSAQGDFRIGASLYDRKLAFALNSPLGRREIRTRAEAELQRVRAEMYEIARAVLADQKGAPELPEQPTPEQQQAAIAAALELAYADRPERDKVVELATASTERATAFVREKGLITLPESPVKIILMPEFQRGVSVAYCDSPGPLDKHLDTFYAVSPIPDEWTTEQVDSFLREYNTRSIEELSIHEAMPGHFLQIAHSNKHPSVLRAVLSSGSFVEGWAVFSEKLMVDAGYMDNDPLFKLVNLKWYLRVITNAIIDQAIHVDGMSRDEAMLLMTEQGFQQEREAAGKWVRAQLTSAQLPTYFVGFQEHLDLEKAVRERDGEQFDLRRYNDTALSFGSPPVRFVRQMMLDEAIR from the coding sequence ATGACTGCTGCACGTCTCGCGTTTGCGATCGCCCTCGTCCTCGGAGTGCCGTTGATTGCGGCGTGCACGCAAAAGCCGGCGCCGGTGGTGGAGCCGGCGAAACCGCTGGCGGTGAACCACGATCAGCAGTTCGAGGCCTTGTCGCGTTCGTGGCTCGGCGACTGGTTTCGCTTGAACCCGGTGTCGGCCACCCAGGTCGGCAGCCATATCGTCGATGGCAAGCTCGACGACCTGAGCGAGAAGGGGCGCAAGGCTGCACTCGATTTCGCGCGCCAGAGCTTGGTCGCTCTGGATGCGATCGACCCGGCGACGTTGTCGCGCGAGAACCAGATCGACTACGCGATCTTGCGCAACCAGTTGCAGAGCGATGTCTGGAGCACGGAGACGCTGCAGGCCTGGGCCTGGGACCCGCAGGTCTACAGCCAGCTCGCCGGCAGCGCCATCTACACGCTGATGGCGCGGGACTTCGCGCCGCTGCCCGAGCGCCTGAAATCGGCGACCTTGCGCATGGAGAAGTTGCCGAAGCTGTTTGAGCAGATGCGCAGCAATCTCAATCCGGCGCGGGTGCCGTCGATCCACGCCGAGACCGTGGCAAAGCAGCACAACGGCATCCTCGGGCTGGTCGACCAGTTCATCACCCCGAACCTCGGGCAGCTGGGCGAGGAAGACCGCGAACGCGCCGAGAACGCGATCGGCAACCTGCGCATCGCGGTGGCCGCGCACCAGACCTGGCTTGACCAGACGTTGATGCCGAGTGCGCAAGGCGATTTCCGCATTGGCGCCTCGCTGTACGACCGCAAGCTCGCCTTTGCGCTGAACTCGCCGCTCGGCCGCCGCGAGATCCGCACTCGTGCCGAGGCCGAACTGCAGCGCGTTCGCGCCGAGATGTACGAGATCGCGCGTGCCGTGCTGGCCGACCAGAAGGGCGCACCCGAACTGCCCGAGCAGCCGACGCCGGAGCAGCAGCAGGCGGCGATCGCGGCGGCGCTGGAACTCGCCTACGCCGACCGTCCGGAACGCGACAAGGTGGTCGAACTGGCGACTGCGAGCACCGAGCGCGCGACCGCCTTCGTGCGCGAGAAGGGCCTGATCACCCTGCCGGAATCACCGGTGAAGATCATCCTGATGCCCGAGTTTCAGCGCGGCGTGTCGGTCGCCTACTGCGACTCGCCGGGTCCGCTGGACAAGCACCTCGACACCTTCTACGCGGTCTCTCCGATCCCGGACGAGTGGACGACCGAACAGGTCGATTCGTTTCTGCGCGAATACAACACGCGCTCGATCGAGGAGTTGAGCATCCACGAAGCAATGCCCGGCCACTTCCTGCAGATCGCGCACTCGAACAAGCATCCCTCGGTGCTGCGCGCGGTGCTGTCTTCCGGCTCCTTCGTCGAGGGCTGGGCGGTGTTTTCCGAGAAGCTGATGGTCGATGCCGGCTACATGGACAACGACCCGCTGTTCAAGCTCGTGAACCTGAAGTGGTACCTGCGCGTCATCACCAACGCCATCATCGACCAGGCCATCCATGTCGATGGCATGAGTCGCGACGAAGCGATGTTGCTGATGACCGAGCAGGGCTTCCAGCAGGAGCGCGAAGCCGCCGGCAAATGGGTGCGCGCGCAATTGACTTCGGCGCAGCTGCCGACCTACTTCGTCGGCTTCCAGGAACACCTGGATCTCGAAAAGGCCGTGCGCGAACGCGACGGCGAACAGTTTGATCTGCGCCGGTACAACGACACGGCGCTCTCTTTCGGCTCGCCACCGGTGCGCTTCGTGCGCCAGATGATGCTGGACGAAGCGATTCGATGA
- the dnaJ gene encoding molecular chaperone DnaJ: MSKRDYYETLGVAKDASEDDLKKAYRRLAMKHHPDRNDGDKEAEVKFKEAKEAWEVLSDPGKRRAYDQHGHAAFEQGMGGGGHADVGDIFGDIFSDLFGGGRRGQAPRRGADQRVVVELDLEEAVFGVAKEIDVPAVVNCDECDGTGSQDRKTSTCSMCRGRGRVVAARGIFHVEQACPTCSGSGKQIEKPCKSCRGHGRVQKEKTLSVKIPAGVDTGDRVRLAGEGHAGPPGTPNGDLFVEMMVREHKIFSREGNDLYCEVPIRFSLAALGGDVVIPTLEGDARIKVPAETQTGKLFRLRGKGVKSVRGHDYGDLLCRVVVETPVRLSKRQRELLEEFEGTFDDGRDHMPRQTSWLDGVKSFWDKMTS, from the coding sequence ATGAGCAAGCGCGACTATTACGAAACCCTCGGCGTGGCCAAGGATGCGTCGGAAGACGATCTGAAGAAGGCGTATCGCCGTCTGGCGATGAAGCATCATCCGGATCGCAATGACGGAGACAAGGAGGCCGAGGTCAAGTTCAAGGAGGCGAAGGAGGCCTGGGAAGTCCTTTCGGACCCGGGCAAGCGCCGCGCCTACGACCAGCACGGTCATGCCGCGTTTGAGCAAGGCATGGGTGGCGGTGGACATGCCGATGTCGGTGACATCTTCGGCGACATCTTCAGCGACCTGTTCGGCGGCGGTCGCCGCGGACAGGCACCGCGGCGCGGTGCCGACCAGCGTGTCGTCGTCGAACTCGATCTCGAGGAGGCCGTGTTCGGCGTCGCCAAGGAGATCGACGTTCCCGCTGTGGTGAACTGCGACGAGTGCGACGGCACCGGCTCGCAGGATCGCAAGACCAGCACCTGCTCGATGTGTCGGGGACGCGGACGAGTGGTTGCCGCGCGCGGGATCTTCCACGTCGAGCAGGCCTGTCCGACCTGCAGCGGCAGCGGCAAACAGATCGAGAAACCGTGCAAGAGCTGCCGTGGCCATGGCCGCGTGCAGAAGGAAAAGACCCTGTCGGTGAAGATTCCTGCCGGTGTTGATACCGGCGACCGCGTGCGCCTCGCCGGCGAAGGCCATGCCGGGCCGCCGGGCACGCCGAACGGTGATCTGTTCGTCGAGATGATGGTACGCGAGCACAAGATCTTCTCGCGCGAGGGCAACGACCTGTATTGCGAAGTGCCGATTCGCTTCTCGCTCGCCGCGCTCGGCGGCGACGTGGTGATCCCGACACTGGAAGGCGATGCCCGGATCAAGGTGCCGGCCGAAACCCAGACCGGCAAGCTCTTTCGCCTGCGCGGCAAGGGCGTCAAGTCGGTGCGCGGTCACGACTACGGCGACCTGCTGTGTCGCGTCGTGGTCGAGACCCCGGTGCGGCTGAGCAAGCGCCAGCGCGAACTGCTGGAGGAATTCGAGGGCACCTTCGACGATGGCCGTGACCACATGCCGCGTCAGACTTCCTGGCTCGACGGCGTCAAGTCGTTCTGGGACAAGATGACCTCGTGA
- a CDS encoding NYN domain-containing protein has protein sequence MKQVAVFVDAGYLFAQGSQELFGEKLRRGELVLDERAVIQKLTEFAGAVSGRRLLRIYWYDGTSAGPTAQHASLAFLDNTKVRLGFVNSVGEQKGVDSLLVTDMITLARNRAMSDAVLLAGDEDLRVGVQQAQEFGVRVHLVGIRPARGSQSTFLLQEADTKVEWDGAQLGAFLSRRERVDASIVVAPVVATTGLLAEVEFGALLDELTESELQALITEFEQLRGVPRTIDARLLTIARAQLGRDLEQSEKRLLRERLVGGARDRVLKTP, from the coding sequence ATGAAGCAGGTCGCGGTCTTCGTTGATGCCGGCTATCTGTTCGCCCAGGGGTCACAGGAACTGTTCGGAGAGAAGCTGCGACGGGGCGAGTTGGTTCTGGACGAACGCGCAGTCATCCAGAAGCTGACGGAGTTCGCGGGCGCTGTCTCGGGCCGGAGGCTGCTGAGGATCTACTGGTACGACGGCACATCGGCGGGTCCGACAGCGCAGCATGCGTCCCTTGCCTTTCTCGACAATACCAAGGTGAGGCTCGGCTTCGTCAACTCGGTTGGCGAGCAGAAGGGCGTTGACTCCTTGCTCGTGACCGACATGATCACGCTGGCACGCAATCGCGCGATGTCGGACGCCGTGCTGCTCGCTGGTGATGAGGATCTCCGGGTCGGAGTCCAGCAAGCGCAGGAGTTCGGCGTGCGTGTGCACCTGGTGGGCATTCGGCCGGCGCGTGGAAGCCAGTCCACGTTCTTGCTGCAAGAAGCCGACACCAAGGTCGAGTGGGATGGCGCGCAGCTTGGCGCATTCCTGTCTCGTCGCGAGCGCGTCGATGCGTCCATCGTGGTGGCACCTGTCGTAGCGACGACGGGGCTGCTCGCAGAGGTGGAATTTGGCGCCTTGCTCGACGAGTTGACGGAATCCGAACTACAGGCGTTGATCACCGAGTTCGAGCAGTTGCGCGGTGTGCCCAGAACCATCGATGCCAGGCTGCTCACGATCGCGCGAGCGCAGTTGGGACGAGATCTGGAGCAGAGCGAGAAAAGGCTGCTTCGCGAGCGCTTGGTGGGAGGCGCGAGAGACCGTGTCCTCAAGACCCCATGA
- the dnaK gene encoding molecular chaperone DnaK has protein sequence MGKIIGIDLGTTNSCVAIMDGGSVRVIENAEGDRTTPSIVAFAKDGEVIVGAAAKRQGVTNPKNTFYAVKRLIGRKFTDAEVKKDLDLVPYSILAHDNGDAWVQTSDGKRMAPPEISAKVLMKMKKTAEDFLGEAVTEAVITVPAYFNDSQRQATKDAGRIAGLDVKRIINEPTAAALAYGLDKSGGKDRKIAVYDLGGGTFDVSIIEIAEVDGEKQFEVLATNGDTFLGGEDFDKRVIDFLVEEFKKEQGIDLRKDPLALQRLKDAAERAKIELSTLQQTDVSLPYITADASGPKHLTVKLTRAKLESLVEDLIRNTIEPCRTAMADAKIKTSDIAEVILVGGMTRMPKVQAAVTEFFGKEPRKDVNPDEAVAVGAAIQAGVLSGAVKDVLLLDVTPLSLGIETMGGVFTKLIEKNTTVPTKASQIFSTAEDNQTAVTVHVLQGERKEARYNKALAKFDLAGIDAAPRGMPQVEVTFDIDANGILHVSAKDKKTGKEQKIEIKAGSGLSEAEIEQMVRDAEAHREDDKRFAELVETRNKADQLVHSVRSSLKEHGAKVPGDQIGRIEEATKDLESVMKGDDKAKIESKIAALEAAAATLAAAAQAGAQGPGPEAPGAGAQAARDDVVDAEFTEVKDDK, from the coding sequence ATGGGCAAGATCATCGGTATCGACCTCGGCACCACCAACAGCTGCGTTGCGATCATGGACGGCGGTTCGGTCCGCGTGATCGAGAACGCCGAGGGCGACCGCACCACGCCGTCGATCGTCGCGTTCGCGAAGGACGGCGAAGTCATCGTCGGCGCCGCTGCCAAGCGCCAGGGCGTGACCAACCCGAAGAACACCTTCTACGCGGTGAAGCGCCTGATCGGGCGCAAGTTCACCGACGCCGAAGTGAAGAAGGACCTGGATCTGGTGCCCTACAGCATCCTCGCCCACGACAACGGCGACGCCTGGGTGCAGACCTCGGATGGCAAGCGCATGGCGCCGCCGGAAATCTCGGCCAAGGTGCTGATGAAGATGAAGAAGACCGCCGAGGATTTCCTCGGTGAGGCAGTCACCGAAGCGGTGATCACGGTGCCGGCCTACTTCAACGATTCGCAGCGCCAGGCGACCAAGGACGCCGGCCGCATCGCCGGCCTCGACGTCAAGCGCATCATCAATGAGCCGACGGCGGCCGCGCTCGCCTATGGCCTCGACAAGTCCGGCGGCAAAGATCGCAAGATCGCCGTGTACGACCTCGGTGGCGGCACCTTCGACGTGTCGATCATCGAGATCGCCGAGGTCGATGGCGAGAAGCAGTTCGAAGTGCTGGCGACCAATGGCGACACCTTCCTCGGCGGCGAAGACTTCGACAAGCGCGTGATCGATTTCCTGGTCGAGGAGTTCAAGAAGGAGCAGGGCATCGACCTGCGCAAGGACCCGCTCGCGTTGCAGCGCCTGAAAGACGCCGCCGAACGCGCCAAGATCGAACTCAGCACGCTGCAGCAGACCGACGTCAGTCTGCCCTACATCACCGCCGACGCCAGTGGCCCGAAGCACCTGACCGTCAAGCTGACTCGCGCCAAGCTCGAGTCGCTGGTAGAGGACCTGATCCGCAACACCATCGAACCCTGCCGCACGGCGATGGCCGACGCCAAGATCAAGACCTCGGATATCGCCGAGGTGATCCTGGTCGGCGGCATGACGCGCATGCCCAAGGTACAGGCCGCAGTCACCGAGTTCTTCGGCAAGGAACCGCGCAAGGACGTGAACCCGGATGAAGCCGTGGCCGTTGGTGCCGCGATCCAGGCCGGCGTGCTCTCGGGTGCGGTCAAGGACGTGCTGTTGCTCGACGTGACCCCGCTTTCGCTCGGCATCGAGACCATGGGCGGCGTGTTCACCAAGCTGATCGAGAAGAACACGACGGTGCCGACCAAGGCTAGCCAGATTTTCTCGACGGCCGAAGACAACCAGACCGCGGTGACCGTGCACGTGCTCCAGGGCGAACGCAAGGAAGCGCGCTACAACAAGGCACTGGCGAAGTTTGATCTTGCCGGGATCGATGCAGCCCCGCGCGGGATGCCGCAGGTCGAGGTGACCTTCGACATCGATGCCAACGGCATCCTGCACGTGTCGGCCAAGGACAAGAAGACCGGCAAGGAACAGAAGATCGAAATCAAGGCCGGCTCGGGCTTGTCGGAAGCCGAGATCGAACAGATGGTGCGCGATGCCGAAGCGCACCGCGAGGACGACAAGCGCTTCGCCGAACTGGTCGAAACCCGCAACAAGGCCGACCAACTCGTGCACAGCGTGCGCTCGTCGCTCAAGGAACACGGCGCCAAGGTGCCGGGTGACCAGATCGGCCGCATCGAGGAAGCGACCAAGGACCTGGAGTCCGTGATGAAGGGCGACGACAAGGCCAAGATCGAATCCAAGATCGCCGCCCTCGAAGCCGCCGCCGCGACCCTCGCCGCCGCCGCCCAAGCTGGCGCCCAGGGCCCCGGCCCGGAAGCACCGGGCGCAGGTGCCCAGGCAGCGCGAGACGACGTGGTGGACGCCGAGTTCACCGAGGTCAAGGACGACAAGTAA
- the grpE gene encoding nucleotide exchange factor GrpE, giving the protein MSQDTTSAESGDDFGALPVEELEARLRDLENQLGVAKDEQVRLLAEMDNQRKRAARDVDAARKFGVERLLNDLMPVCDGLEMGLSQGGSDPTRLREGMDLTLKLLLKAAEGHGLKRLHPVGEAFNPEWHQAMAMVPTGDRPAGSIIDVYQAGYRLHERLIRPAMVTVAADPLPPEDA; this is encoded by the coding sequence ATGAGTCAGGACACGACGTCGGCAGAGTCCGGCGACGATTTCGGCGCGCTGCCGGTGGAGGAGCTGGAGGCGCGCCTGCGCGATCTCGAGAACCAGCTGGGCGTGGCCAAGGACGAACAGGTGCGCCTGCTCGCCGAAATGGACAACCAGCGCAAGCGCGCCGCGCGTGATGTCGATGCGGCGCGCAAGTTCGGCGTGGAGCGGCTGTTGAACGACTTGATGCCGGTGTGCGACGGGCTCGAGATGGGCCTGAGCCAGGGTGGCTCCGACCCGACCCGATTGCGCGAAGGCATGGACCTGACCCTGAAGCTGCTGCTCAAGGCGGCCGAGGGCCATGGTCTCAAGCGGCTGCATCCGGTCGGCGAAGCGTTCAACCCGGAGTGGCACCAGGCCATGGCCATGGTGCCGACCGGTGATCGTCCCGCCGGCAGCATCATCGACGTCTACCAGGCCGGCTATCGCCTGCACGAGCGCCTGATCCGTCCGGCCATGGTCACCGTCGCCGCCGACCCGCTGCCGCCTGAAGACGCCTGA
- the hrcA gene encoding heat-inducible transcriptional repressor HrcA, translating into MRRRLADHLDARARHLLRTLIAQYIRDGEPVGSRTLARQSGLDLSPATIRNVLSDLEEIGLIAAPHTSAGRIPTAQGYRLFVDSLLQLQAPRPDEMDALQREIPPGASTQDMLGRVSAVLSELTHFVGLVTVPKREQFAFRQIDFVQLGPNRVLVILVFTDNEVQNRVLDLPRAYAPGELEQLANYLNQNFSGMALDEIRRRIVAEMEAARDSIDRVLRSAIDLASASFQVESREAFVVSGQTNLMGLSELASVDRLRELFEAFNRKREIAKLLDGCIHAEGVRLFIGDESGYAPLGGCSVVTAPYGADGKMLGVIGVIGPTRMDYDRVIPVVQTTARILSGTLKNAGLAP; encoded by the coding sequence ATGCGCCGCCGCCTAGCCGACCACCTCGATGCCCGTGCCCGCCACCTGCTGCGCACCCTGATCGCGCAGTACATCCGCGACGGCGAACCGGTGGGCTCGCGCACGCTGGCGCGCCAGAGTGGGCTGGACTTGAGCCCGGCCACGATCCGCAATGTACTTTCGGATCTGGAAGAAATCGGCCTGATCGCGGCACCGCATACCTCGGCCGGTCGCATTCCGACCGCCCAGGGCTACCGCCTGTTTGTCGATTCGCTGCTGCAACTGCAGGCACCGCGACCCGACGAGATGGACGCCCTGCAGCGCGAGATTCCACCCGGCGCCAGCACCCAGGACATGCTTGGCCGGGTGTCCGCGGTGCTCAGCGAGCTGACCCACTTCGTTGGTCTGGTGACGGTGCCAAAGCGCGAGCAGTTCGCGTTTCGCCAGATCGATTTCGTGCAGCTCGGTCCGAACCGGGTGCTGGTGATCCTGGTGTTCACCGACAACGAAGTGCAGAACCGCGTGCTCGATCTGCCGCGCGCCTATGCCCCGGGTGAGTTGGAGCAACTCGCGAATTATCTGAACCAGAACTTCTCCGGCATGGCACTGGACGAGATCCGCCGCCGCATCGTTGCGGAGATGGAAGCGGCACGCGACTCGATCGACCGCGTCTTGCGCTCGGCGATCGACCTGGCCAGCGCCTCGTTCCAGGTCGAGTCGCGCGAAGCCTTCGTGGTCAGCGGGCAGACCAATCTGATGGGCCTGTCCGAACTCGCAAGCGTGGATCGTCTGCGCGAGCTGTTCGAAGCCTTCAACCGCAAGCGCGAGATCGCCAAACTGCTCGATGGCTGCATCCATGCCGAAGGCGTGCGCCTGTTCATCGGCGACGAGTCCGGCTACGCCCCGCTCGGCGGCTGCAGCGTCGTCACCGCCCCCTACGGCGCCGACGGCAAGATGCTCGGCGTGATCGGCGTCATCGGCCCGACGCGCATGGACTACGACCGCGTGATCCCGGTCGTGCAGACCACCGCCCGGATCCTGTCCGGCACCTTGAAGAACGCCGGACTGGCCCCATAA
- the recN gene encoding DNA repair protein RecN, with amino-acid sequence MLRTLFVKDFAIIDAADVAFASGMSVLTGETGAGKSLLVDALMLLAGARGDAGVVRHGADRAEISAEFDLRALPATRAWLREQELDDEEQMRLRRVVRADGNSRAWINDRPVSLAVLREAAAFLVEVHGQHEHQALLSRRHQLRLLDAFAQHSERLQDVERSARRMLEIDRQISDLAGAEKGDPDRLDYLRFQHQELKKFALGGESYARLIDDHRRLAHAATLLAGSQQLIDALDSDDERSATSLLAHCAGDARKLAQVDGTLAPVAELLESAGIQLVEAISELERYRAAQDLDPERYGEIDSQLARLHDLSRKHRVPAQDLAIRLDELAAEIDRLQHAGSKIETLRRERDSAAVDYTRAARALSESRRFAATTLATRVTVLLRELAIAGTFEIRMEARGENEFPAAGRDEIEFVVAPNPGQPGRPLRKIASGGELARISLAIEVAAIGSDDVPVMVFDEVDSGIGGATAEVVGRKLRELGNTRQVLCVTHLAQVAAQGHQHIAVRKSVANGQTHTRFDAIEAKARIDEIARMLGGAEITSATRSAAKELIAAAR; translated from the coding sequence ATGTTGCGCACCCTGTTCGTCAAAGACTTCGCCATCATCGACGCCGCCGACGTCGCTTTCGCGTCCGGCATGAGCGTGCTCACCGGCGAAACCGGCGCCGGCAAGTCGCTGCTGGTCGACGCCCTGATGCTGCTGGCGGGCGCGCGCGGCGACGCCGGTGTGGTGCGCCATGGCGCCGATCGCGCCGAGATCTCGGCCGAGTTCGACCTGCGCGCGCTACCCGCAACGCGCGCCTGGCTACGCGAGCAGGAACTCGACGACGAAGAACAGATGCGCCTGCGCCGCGTGGTCCGCGCCGATGGCAACTCGCGCGCCTGGATCAACGACCGCCCGGTGTCACTGGCGGTGTTGCGCGAGGCGGCCGCCTTCCTGGTCGAGGTCCATGGCCAGCACGAACACCAGGCGCTGCTCTCGCGTCGCCACCAGTTGCGCCTGCTCGATGCCTTCGCCCAGCACTCCGAGCGATTGCAGGACGTGGAACGTAGCGCCCGGCGCATGCTTGAAATCGACCGCCAGATCAGCGACCTGGCGGGCGCCGAGAAGGGCGATCCGGACCGTCTCGACTACCTGCGCTTCCAGCACCAGGAACTGAAGAAGTTCGCGCTAGGCGGGGAATCCTACGCGCGCCTGATCGACGACCATCGCCGCCTCGCGCACGCCGCCACCTTGCTCGCCGGCAGCCAGCAGCTGATCGACGCGCTCGACAGCGACGATGAGCGCTCGGCCACCTCGCTGCTCGCGCACTGCGCCGGCGACGCACGCAAGCTGGCGCAGGTTGATGGCACGCTCGCACCGGTGGCCGAACTGCTGGAATCGGCCGGCATCCAGCTGGTCGAGGCGATCAGCGAACTGGAACGCTATCGCGCGGCCCAGGACCTCGATCCGGAACGCTACGGTGAGATCGACTCGCAACTGGCCCGGCTGCATGACCTGTCGCGCAAGCACCGCGTGCCGGCGCAGGATCTCGCCATCCGCCTGGATGAACTGGCCGCGGAAATCGACCGGCTGCAACATGCCGGCAGCAAGATCGAAACGCTGCGGCGCGAGCGCGACAGCGCCGCCGTCGACTACACGCGCGCCGCGCGCGCCCTGTCCGAGTCGCGCCGCTTCGCAGCGACCACGCTGGCCACACGCGTAACCGTGTTGCTGCGCGAACTGGCAATCGCCGGCACTTTCGAAATTCGCATGGAAGCGCGCGGCGAAAACGAGTTTCCGGCGGCCGGACGCGACGAGATCGAGTTCGTGGTCGCACCCAATCCGGGGCAACCCGGACGGCCATTGCGCAAGATCGCCTCGGGCGGCGAGCTGGCACGCATCAGCCTGGCGATCGAGGTCGCCGCGATCGGCTCCGACGATGTGCCGGTGATGGTGTTCGACGAGGTCGATTCCGGCATCGGCGGTGCCACCGCGGAAGTGGTCGGACGCAAGCTGCGCGAACTCGGCAACACGCGGCAGGTGCTGTGCGTGACGCATCTGGCACAGGTTGCTGCGCAGGGCCATCAGCACATCGCCGTGCGCAAGTCGGTCGCCAACGGCCAGACGCACACGCGTTTCGACGCGATCGAAGCCAAGGCCCGCATCGACGAGATCGCACGCATGCTCGGCGGCGCCGAGATCACCAGCGCCACGCGCTCGGCCGCGAAGGAACTGATCGCGGCGGCGCGCTAA
- the fur gene encoding ferric iron uptake transcriptional regulator: METQDLRKAGLKVTLPRVRILEILEEKHGTHMTAEDVYKELLKHNDDIGLATVYRVLTQFEAAGIVSKHNFESGQAVFELDRGEHHDHMVCVETGKVIEFVDTEIEQRQQEIAARHGYDLEEHSLVLYVRPKRKK, translated from the coding sequence ATGGAAACGCAGGATCTGCGCAAGGCCGGCCTGAAAGTCACGCTGCCGCGCGTGCGTATTCTCGAAATCCTCGAGGAGAAGCACGGCACGCACATGACTGCGGAGGACGTGTACAAGGAACTGCTCAAGCACAACGACGACATCGGCCTCGCCACCGTGTATCGCGTGCTGACGCAATTCGAGGCCGCCGGCATCGTCTCCAAGCACAACTTCGAGAGCGGCCAGGCGGTGTTCGAACTTGATCGCGGCGAGCACCACGACCACATGGTCTGTGTCGAGACCGGCAAGGTCATCGAGTTCGTGGACACCGAGATCGAGCAGCGCCAGCAGGAGATCGCAGCGCGCCATGGATACGACCTGGAAGAGCACAGTCTCGTGCTCTATGTCCGCCCGAAGCGGAAAAAATAG
- a CDS encoding outer membrane protein assembly factor BamE: protein MLRIALLLVLALLNGCALIYKMDMRQGNLVDQKMVDQLKPGMTMRQVELVMGTPQVASPFNQDRWEYVTSNSHRRKEPEIKTLTLHFDSGTLSKIEGDWLPKSGDELLEESRDLQRHSPDDNRKVKNG, encoded by the coding sequence ATGCTCCGAATCGCCCTGCTGCTCGTTCTGGCCCTGCTCAATGGCTGTGCCCTGATCTACAAGATGGACATGCGTCAGGGGAATCTGGTCGACCAGAAAATGGTCGACCAGCTGAAGCCGGGCATGACCATGCGTCAGGTCGAACTGGTCATGGGCACGCCGCAGGTGGCTTCGCCATTCAACCAGGACCGCTGGGAATATGTGACCAGCAACAGCCACCGCCGCAAGGAACCCGAGATCAAGACGCTGACCCTGCACTTCGATAGCGGCACGCTGAGCAAGATCGAGGGCGACTGGCTGCCGAAGTCGGGCGACGAGCTGCTGGAAGAAAGCCGCGACCTGCAGCGCCACAGCCCGGACGACAACCGCAAGGTCAAGAACGGCTGA